The uncultured Desulfobulbus sp. genome window below encodes:
- a CDS encoding RHS repeat-associated core domain-containing protein — translation MAGAFTGTTRYGAWGNITASTGNTPQYGYTGREPDATGLVYYRSRYYDPQIGRFTQPDPKGFIDGLNRYVYVMNSPVNYVDPWGMSASTPTVTGDSGGIWGSNILAEAETENFFQNSPLAQAYKGNYADTPSSIASYAAKKFIDPYHQSLENPVARFFVGFLTSGSVEDTLGMAAMIRGSVKSVPTSKSARPGSYTPNRILPTDKQGVPIPDSNFPHTQLGRSKPKYGSEPQAREWGYGSNGNLQPKRDIDFTDHGFPDVHPHVPHQHKLTPNNPKLAPKGGYRREKGGGSPL, via the coding sequence ATGGCAGGTGCTTTCACAGGTACAACCCGTTATGGAGCCTGGGGCAATATTACGGCATCCACCGGCAACACTCCGCAATACGGCTATACCGGACGAGAGCCCGATGCTACTGGATTGGTTTATTACCGTTCTCGCTACTATGACCCGCAGATAGGCAGGTTTACCCAACCCGATCCCAAGGGCTTTATAGATGGGCTGAATCGATACGTTTACGTGATGAACAGCCCTGTAAATTATGTTGATCCCTGGGGGATGAGTGCTAGCACTCCAACTGTTACGGGTGATAGTGGAGGCATTTGGGGTAGCAATATCTTGGCTGAAGCTGAAACAGAAAATTTCTTTCAAAATAGCCCCTTGGCTCAAGCTTATAAAGGTAACTACGCTGATACCCCTTCAAGTATTGCATCATATGCTGCAAAAAAGTTTATCGATCCATATCATCAATCACTTGAAAATCCTGTTGCTCGTTTTTTTGTTGGATTTTTGACTAGCGGCAGTGTTGAAGATACGCTTGGTATGGCAGCAATGATTCGCGGGAGTGTTAAAAGTGTACCTACATCAAAGAGTGCACGGCCAGGATCTTATACTCCAAATAGAATACTACCGACTGATAAGCAGGGTGTACCAATTCCAGATTCCAATTTTCCACATACACAGCTTGGACGTTCGAAACCCAAATATGGATCAGAGCCACAGGCAAGAGAATGGGGATATGGGTCAAATGGTAACTTGCAACCAAAAAGAGATATTGATTTTACCGATCATGGATTTCCAGACGTGCATCCTCATGTTCCACATCAACACAAATTAACACCAAACAATCCTAAGCTTGCTCCAAAAGGTGGATACCGGAGAGAAAAGGGAGGAGGTAGCCCACTATGA
- a CDS encoding IS91 family transposase has product MDLATLVHQYYDVFMARFGKTILPEQRKALDAILRCRTPASGELYVQCPDCHHGQWRPLSCGNRHCPRCQNHLTSLWIDKQREKLLPVPYFMVTFTLPYQLRSLAYRHQGEVYSLMFRCAAEVLRSFARNAKSLGAEIGMTMVLHTHSRRLEFHPHIHVLIPGGGIDQQARVWKKLSGKYLFNGFALAKAFRGKFLAGADAIGLRITDKVPKKWVVHCDHMGTGAPALKYLARYLYRGVIGEKNIIANTNGEVTFRYRDSATGTMQKRTLRGEEFLRLLLQHVLPNGFRRLREYGFLHGNAKKIRMLVQLVLHVVIRPQPPRPRPVFACPHCNQPMRIVCFRNSYRQPG; this is encoded by the coding sequence ATGGACCTGGCCACTCTTGTTCACCAATATTATGATGTCTTCATGGCGCGGTTCGGCAAAACCATCCTGCCAGAACAACGCAAGGCCCTTGATGCGATTCTCCGTTGCCGAACGCCTGCTTCCGGGGAACTCTACGTGCAGTGCCCTGACTGCCATCATGGCCAATGGCGGCCTCTCTCCTGTGGTAACCGCCATTGCCCGCGCTGCCAAAATCACCTGACCAGTCTCTGGATCGACAAACAACGGGAAAAGCTCCTGCCTGTGCCCTATTTCATGGTGACCTTTACCTTGCCCTATCAGCTGCGTTCGTTGGCTTATCGTCACCAGGGAGAGGTCTATTCGCTCATGTTCCGGTGTGCTGCCGAAGTCCTGCGTTCATTCGCCCGCAATGCAAAATCTTTGGGCGCCGAGATCGGCATGACCATGGTCCTGCACACCCATTCAAGGAGATTGGAATTTCACCCGCATATCCACGTCCTGATCCCTGGAGGTGGCATTGACCAACAGGCTCGGGTTTGGAAAAAGCTATCGGGGAAATATCTCTTCAACGGTTTTGCCTTGGCCAAAGCCTTTCGCGGTAAGTTCCTGGCCGGAGCAGATGCTATCGGCTTGCGGATCACAGACAAAGTTCCGAAAAAATGGGTTGTCCACTGCGACCATATGGGCACCGGCGCACCGGCCTTAAAATACCTCGCAAGGTATTTGTACCGAGGCGTGATTGGAGAAAAAAACATCATTGCCAATACCAACGGCGAAGTAACCTTTAGGTACCGGGACAGCGCTACCGGGACAATGCAGAAGAGGACGCTTAGGGGAGAAGAGTTTCTGCGTCTGCTTCTTCAACATGTCCTGCCAAACGGGTTTAGGCGGCTGCGCGAATATGGATTTCTGCACGGGAATGCGAAAAAAATCCGTATGCTGGTCCAGTTGGTCCTGCACGTCGTTATCAGGCCGCAGCCGCCTCGCCCCCGACCAGTGTTTGCCTGCCCTCACTGCAATCAACCGATGCGCATTGTGTGCTTTAGAAATTCTTACCGCCAACCCGGGTAA
- a CDS encoding tyrosine-type recombinase/integrase — protein MHSLRHSFATHLLESGLSLRHIQALLGHASPTTTARYTHLTDVAELDSQATINALVNSLQLNPAGR, from the coding sequence ATCCACAGCCTTCGCCACAGCTTCGCTACCCACCTGCTCGAGTCCGGCCTGAGCCTAAGGCATATCCAGGCTCTGCTGGGGCATGCCAGCCCCACGACTACTGCCCGTTACACTCATCTCACCGATGTTGCCGAACTGGATAGCCAGGCAACGATCAATGCCTTGGTCAACTCACTGCAACTCAATCCGGCAGGGAGATAA
- a CDS encoding site-specific integrase, which yields MNKAEIKRFESLYERHLQKLALQGKSAKTIDAYGRAVRRLVSYFDCCPDKLSVQELEEYFAKLVKGYSWSTVKLDRLGLMFFWKHVLETDWQWLNIVKAPVVKTIPDILTREEIGRIIHGCRELRYRVFLFTTYSMGLRLEEALSLQVGDIDTGHMKVHIRRGKGHKDRLVPLPNRTLEALRLLWREHQHPKLLFPNYRGSMETIRQATNHMNNGGAQQAMKAVVTSCGIKKKSRSTAFATASLPTCSSPA from the coding sequence ATGAACAAAGCCGAAATTAAACGATTCGAGTCCCTCTATGAACGCCACCTGCAAAAGCTTGCGCTACAAGGGAAAAGCGCCAAAACAATAGATGCTTATGGCCGAGCTGTGCGTCGACTGGTCTCATATTTCGATTGTTGCCCCGACAAGCTCAGCGTGCAAGAGCTGGAAGAGTACTTTGCCAAATTGGTCAAGGGGTACTCTTGGAGCACAGTCAAGCTGGACCGGCTCGGTCTCATGTTTTTCTGGAAACATGTTCTGGAGACGGATTGGCAGTGGCTCAACATCGTCAAAGCACCTGTCGTTAAAACCATTCCGGATATCCTGACCCGCGAAGAGATCGGCAGGATCATTCATGGCTGCCGGGAGCTCCGCTATCGCGTCTTTCTCTTCACCACCTATTCCATGGGGCTTCGCCTGGAAGAGGCTTTGTCTCTTCAGGTCGGTGATATCGATACCGGCCATATGAAGGTCCATATCCGTCGCGGTAAGGGGCATAAAGATCGTCTTGTCCCGTTGCCGAACCGCACCTTGGAAGCGTTACGCCTGCTCTGGCGTGAACACCAGCACCCGAAGTTGTTGTTTCCCAATTACCGGGGATCAATGGAAACGATCCGACAGGCGACAAACCACATGAATAATGGCGGTGCTCAGCAGGCCATGAAGGCCGTTGTCACCTCCTGTGGAATTAAAAAAAAGTCTCGATCCACAGCCTTCGCCACAGCTTCGCTACCCACCTGCTCGAGTCCGGCCTGA
- a CDS encoding DUF6883 domain-containing protein: MRKASKSVAPVQKFSDYIFKEGATHGKDAVFRGLGYGKENSAELARMWEEQAAAKFARGEYTLGKLDQYGQRISIEIEVPGIGDAAGKTSHMQSGWMIQPDGGIKLNTPFSGFTR; the protein is encoded by the coding sequence ATAAGAAAAGCCTCAAAGAGTGTAGCGCCTGTTCAGAAGTTCTCTGATTACATATTTAAAGAGGGTGCAACTCACGGAAAGGATGCTGTGTTTCGAGGCCTCGGTTATGGGAAGGAGAATTCTGCCGAACTTGCTCGAATGTGGGAGGAGCAAGCGGCCGCCAAATTCGCAAGAGGTGAGTACACGCTTGGGAAACTTGACCAATACGGGCAACGCATCAGTATCGAGATAGAGGTTCCTGGCATCGGTGATGCTGCGGGTAAGACGAGTCACATGCAATCGGGTTGGATGATTCAGCCTGACGGAGGCATCAAGCTCAATACGCCCTTTTCTGGATTTACGAGGTGA
- a CDS encoding DUF4926 domain-containing protein has translation MWLEYSRVKLVTDKYEDEGGHRGMIGYIIEVYGEGYYEVEFSDASTGTTLAQLVVSQEDLVLFPEMSSN, from the coding sequence ATGTGGTTAGAATACAGCAGAGTAAAGCTAGTAACCGATAAATATGAGGATGAAGGGGGGCACCGGGGAATGATAGGCTATATCATTGAAGTTTACGGAGAAGGATATTACGAAGTTGAATTCTCCGATGCCTCCACGGGAACAACACTTGCCCAGTTGGTTGTGAGTCAGGAAGATTTAGTGCTTTTTCCAGAAATGAGTTCGAACTGA
- a CDS encoding DUF4158 domain-containing protein, with translation MPRMRILSATELEQFDKPPVFDARQREQFFEFSKTLLETTQNFRKPAHQVGFLVSCGYFKAAKRFFSPKDYHQRDIDHVERCLDMQHGSFNAEAYANRTRQRHELMILEFYGFRRFDYDAKQFVVTEIFSMVQSQLKPKLIFFRCVDRIISQRIQLPGYHPLAELILTVLNRRKRDLSAIIEQQLTSHTRELLEGLFVQNVDDKANEEEVKSAPEDISSPSGKTVRYRLTLLKKLSQSTRPTKIRMSIEDLADLTELHTHLTPVLRAMNLTHEGIRYYAGSVIKSQIFQLNQRSDEDRFVHVSAFVAHQYYRLHDNLVDVLLSVIKSFQSSAQREHKERVYGQRTNRNQALSGLLSRLDGEVFDILRQIREVTENSRLSDTYKIGNIRMLLAVGKDNELSDEDYFDVLEARSLKLQSRVSPILKALDFKAQPGSTMLREAIEYFKVSSGVITSAAPLDFLEPQERQAVSTGKNEKFRTSLYKAFLFMHTASGIKSGNLNLEHSYKYRPLDDYLIAKDRWDHNKEDLLKQADLLDFVDSKMVMHGLDKALSEQYQVTNAHINAGGNPYLKYWPIVSFG, from the coding sequence ATGCCAAGGATGCGCATTTTAAGCGCAACCGAGCTGGAGCAGTTCGATAAGCCTCCAGTCTTTGATGCTCGCCAGAGGGAGCAATTTTTTGAGTTTTCAAAAACCTTGCTGGAAACGACTCAAAACTTTCGTAAACCGGCTCATCAGGTTGGTTTTCTCGTCTCTTGCGGGTATTTCAAAGCGGCAAAGAGGTTCTTTTCTCCGAAGGATTATCACCAGCGCGATATTGATCATGTTGAGCGCTGTCTGGATATGCAACATGGCAGTTTCAATGCAGAAGCTTATGCCAATCGAACCCGGCAGCGGCATGAACTTATGATTTTAGAATTCTACGGGTTCAGACGGTTCGACTATGACGCCAAGCAATTTGTCGTCACTGAAATCTTCAGCATGGTGCAATCTCAGCTCAAACCCAAGCTTATTTTCTTTCGATGCGTTGACCGAATTATCTCCCAGCGCATCCAGTTACCAGGCTATCACCCTCTAGCTGAACTCATTCTGACAGTACTTAATCGGCGGAAAAGGGATTTGTCAGCCATCATCGAACAACAATTGACGTCTCATACAAGGGAACTTTTGGAAGGACTTTTTGTTCAAAACGTGGATGACAAAGCAAATGAAGAAGAGGTGAAATCCGCACCAGAGGACATAAGTTCACCTTCAGGGAAAACAGTTCGTTACAGGCTGACATTACTCAAAAAGCTTTCGCAATCGACTAGGCCAACCAAAATCCGGATGAGTATCGAAGACCTCGCTGATCTCACAGAACTTCATACGCATCTTACCCCGGTTTTGAGAGCGATGAACTTAACGCATGAGGGGATACGATATTATGCTGGCAGCGTTATCAAGTCACAAATATTCCAGCTGAATCAGCGTTCTGATGAGGACCGTTTTGTACACGTCAGTGCTTTTGTCGCTCATCAATACTACCGATTACACGACAACCTGGTTGATGTTCTGCTCAGCGTCATCAAGTCCTTTCAAAGTTCTGCACAGCGAGAGCATAAAGAAAGGGTTTACGGTCAACGCACGAACCGGAATCAAGCACTTTCTGGCCTTCTGTCACGTCTTGATGGCGAGGTGTTTGATATTTTGCGGCAAATCCGGGAAGTCACTGAAAATTCCCGGCTGAGCGATACCTATAAAATTGGTAACATTCGCATGTTGTTGGCGGTAGGCAAGGACAATGAGCTGAGTGATGAGGACTATTTTGATGTTCTTGAAGCCCGCTCACTGAAGTTGCAAAGCCGGGTATCGCCAATACTGAAAGCCCTGGACTTTAAGGCCCAGCCGGGATCGACAATGCTGAGGGAGGCCATCGAATATTTCAAAGTATCGAGCGGTGTTATTACATCTGCCGCACCACTGGATTTCCTTGAGCCTCAAGAACGCCAAGCCGTATCGACCGGGAAGAATGAGAAATTCAGAACTTCGCTCTACAAAGCATTTTTGTTCATGCATACGGCCAGTGGTATCAAATCCGGTAATCTGAACCTGGAGCACTCTTACAAGTACCGTCCCCTTGATGATTACTTGATCGCCAAGGATCGTTGGGATCACAACAAAGAAGATTTACTGAAACAGGCTGACTTGTTAGATTTTGTTGATTCTAAAATGGTCATGCATGGCTTAGATAAAGCCCTTTCCGAGCAATATCAGGTCACTAATGCACACATCAATGCAGGGGGAAATCCGTACCTGAAATATTGGCCAATAGTCAGTTTCGGATAG
- a CDS encoding homocysteine S-methyltransferase family protein, with the protein MPLSLGKKFREIILDGRDGKRIASNGCPFSPPGVVCSFHACLIVGTLPPLFGSYRPDLFQKLQANALLFEIRDDLDPKRYADFTQKWHGMGVSIIGGCCGIGPEHIDMPKKQLKLGTLINVVERNQQKKRIALRLSAFLELLQELSVFRQPE; encoded by the coding sequence GTGCCTCTTTCTCTTGGGAAAAAATTCAGGGAGATCATCCTGGACGGGAGGGATGGCAAGAGAATTGCTTCGAATGGATGCCCCTTTTCACCACCTGGAGTGGTCTGCTCTTTCCATGCTTGTCTCATTGTGGGGACTCTGCCACCCCTTTTTGGTTCATACAGGCCGGATCTTTTTCAAAAGCTGCAGGCCAATGCATTACTTTTTGAGATACGTGATGACCTTGATCCAAAAAGGTATGCTGACTTTACCCAAAAGTGGCATGGGATGGGTGTATCCATTATAGGAGGGTGCTGTGGTATCGGACCCGAGCATATTGATATGCCGAAAAAACAGTTAAAACTGGGAACATTGATAAACGTAGTTGAACGGAACCAACAAAAAAAGCGGATAGCTTTGAGGCTATCCGCTTTTTTAGAACTACTTCAGGAACTGAGTGTTTTTAGGCAACCTGAGTAA
- a CDS encoding rubrerythrin family protein: protein MATTNDNLKEAFAGESQANQKYRAFAKKAEKDGFANIAKLFLTTAEAERIHAEGHLKALDMIASTADNLQAAIDGETYEFEEMYPPMVDLAVADGHKAKTMFKFAVDAEAVHAEIYTKALEAVKAGKDMDVSDFYLCPICGYIELGKAPEKCPVCGAKGAVFTQVA, encoded by the coding sequence ATGGCCACAACAAATGACAATCTGAAAGAAGCCTTTGCCGGTGAGAGTCAAGCAAACCAGAAATACCGTGCTTTTGCCAAAAAGGCAGAGAAAGACGGTTTTGCTAACATTGCGAAACTGTTTCTGACCACCGCTGAGGCTGAGCGTATTCATGCCGAAGGTCATCTCAAAGCATTGGATATGATCGCCTCCACCGCAGATAACCTGCAGGCAGCCATTGATGGCGAGACCTATGAGTTTGAAGAGATGTATCCCCCTATGGTTGATCTCGCTGTAGCTGATGGTCACAAGGCAAAAACCATGTTCAAATTTGCTGTTGATGCCGAGGCAGTTCACGCAGAGATTTACACCAAGGCCCTTGAGGCAGTCAAAGCCGGTAAGGATATGGATGTGAGTGATTTTTATCTCTGTCCGATCTGTGGCTACATCGAGCTGGGGAAAGCACCGGAAAAATGTCCAGTCTGTGGTGCCAAAGGAGCCGTTTTTACTCAGGTTGCCTAA
- a CDS encoding rubredoxin-like domain-containing protein, translating to MKKWECTICGYIHEGDEPPDECPICSADKSAFVEVTEEEQSTQEQPVPEEPAASPAPAQKQTQLQKIYSFASEQILKHHLHPIAVHTPNGVLPMAFIFLLVTLFFGLPLFETAAFYCFIFVLIAMPFVVFTGYEVWQNRYRGAMTSTFKIKIGASIITVSLLCILILWRAVQPDVLTAGGSGRWIYILLSLILVSAVGIAGHLGGKLVFGGRKTP from the coding sequence ATGAAAAAATGGGAATGTACGATTTGTGGCTATATCCATGAGGGAGATGAGCCACCGGATGAATGTCCTATCTGTTCCGCCGACAAGAGTGCTTTTGTCGAGGTTACAGAAGAGGAACAATCGACACAGGAACAGCCTGTTCCCGAAGAACCAGCTGCTTCACCTGCTCCTGCCCAAAAACAAACCCAACTGCAAAAAATCTACTCCTTTGCTAGCGAGCAGATTCTGAAACATCATCTCCATCCCATCGCTGTGCATACGCCAAACGGCGTTCTTCCCATGGCTTTTATTTTTCTTCTGGTCACCTTATTTTTTGGCCTCCCCCTCTTTGAGACAGCCGCGTTTTATTGCTTTATTTTCGTGCTCATTGCCATGCCTTTTGTCGTCTTTACCGGCTATGAAGTCTGGCAGAATCGGTATAGGGGGGCGATGACCTCAACCTTTAAAATAAAAATAGGTGCCTCGATTATAACAGTGAGTCTCCTCTGTATCCTGATTCTCTGGCGAGCGGTGCAACCTGATGTACTCACTGCAGGCGGTTCAGGACGGTGGATATATATTCTTCTCTCCCTCATTCTGGTCAGCGCGGTTGGAATTGCCGGTCATCTCGGTGGTAAACTGGTTTTTGGGGGGAGGAAAACTCCATAA
- a CDS encoding NAD(P)H-dependent glycerol-3-phosphate dehydrogenase codes for MKIDKVAMIGAGSWGTALALLLARKGVKVTLWDRDVEHIHNLSQDHENKRYQEGHPFPDCLSVTDDLFAAVAGAQCVCMVVPSHGYREVYKKLFPVLPEGTLLVSAVKGIEIASGMTMTGVMQQEATSCKHLHLGVLSGPSFAKEVADKQPTAVTVAFQDLKAAEAVQHLFSTDYFRVYSSSDVIGLEISGAMKNIIAIAAGICDGLGYGLNTRAALMTRGLAEISRMGVALGGQLQTFAGLGGMGDLVLTCTGDLSRNRTVGLKLGSGLTLDQALSEMKMVAEGVKTTKSCHALAKSMNVDMPILEQVYQVLYADKKCADAVAELFQRDLKHELQ; via the coding sequence ATGAAGATTGATAAGGTCGCGATGATCGGGGCCGGGAGCTGGGGTACGGCCCTGGCTCTCTTACTGGCTCGAAAAGGCGTCAAAGTTACCCTCTGGGACAGAGATGTGGAACATATTCATAACTTATCCCAGGACCACGAAAACAAGCGCTATCAGGAAGGACACCCTTTTCCCGATTGCCTCAGTGTCACCGACGATCTCTTTGCAGCGGTCGCTGGTGCGCAGTGTGTCTGCATGGTGGTTCCTTCCCACGGCTACCGTGAGGTCTATAAAAAGCTCTTTCCCGTGCTTCCTGAAGGGACTCTGCTTGTCTCCGCGGTGAAAGGTATTGAGATCGCCAGTGGTATGACCATGACCGGTGTTATGCAACAGGAGGCAACCAGCTGTAAACACCTGCATCTTGGTGTACTGAGCGGCCCAAGTTTTGCCAAAGAGGTGGCCGATAAACAACCCACCGCAGTAACGGTTGCCTTTCAGGATCTTAAGGCGGCAGAGGCGGTACAGCATCTCTTTTCTACGGACTATTTTCGGGTTTATTCCTCAAGTGATGTGATTGGGCTTGAGATCAGTGGTGCCATGAAAAATATCATCGCCATTGCTGCAGGTATCTGTGACGGACTAGGCTATGGACTCAATACTCGGGCAGCGCTGATGACCCGTGGTCTGGCTGAGATTTCCCGCATGGGAGTAGCCTTAGGCGGACAACTCCAGACCTTTGCGGGTCTGGGTGGTATGGGAGATCTGGTGCTCACCTGCACCGGTGATCTGAGCCGTAACCGGACCGTTGGCCTCAAATTGGGCTCGGGACTGACCCTTGATCAGGCCCTCAGTGAGATGAAAATGGTGGCTGAGGGAGTCAAAACCACCAAATCCTGTCATGCCCTGGCAAAAAGTATGAATGTGGATATGCCCATCCTTGAGCAGGTCTATCAGGTGTTGTATGCGGATAAAAAATGCGCGGATGCGGTTGCCGAGCTCTTTCAGCGCGATCTCAAACATGAACTGCAATAA
- the gyrA gene encoding DNA gyrase subunit A, which produces MTQQSTDTPQQPTIAISRELQKSYLDYAMSVIIGRALPDVRDGLKPVHRRTLYAMRELGNTYNRPYIKSARIVGDVIGKFHPHGDTAAYDTLVRMAQDFSMRYPLVDGQGNFGSMDGDSAAAMRYTEARMTRLDQELVADLDKETVDFVPNYDNSLQEPAVLPSKIPNILINGSEGIAVGMATKIPPHNLTEVIDGLMALLDDAEITVHQLMEIITGPDFPTGGFICGRAGIREAYETGRGVVLMRSKHHIEQRGNNGESIVITEIPYQQNKASLVEKIALLMKEKRITSISEIRDESDRHGVRVVLDLRKDEIADVVINQLYKMTPLQKSFGIILLCIVNNKPEILNLKQILQHFIIHRKTVVYRRTAFELRKAEERAHILEGLKIAITNIDEVVELIKSSANPAEAKAGLIARFELSEIQAQTILDMRLQRLTGLERDKIINDYEEILAKISWLKQVLSDDKLVVQIIRDEFAAIREDYGDERRTEIIDAPDEILPEDLIAPEEMVVTISHSGYIKRNPLTLYRAQRRGGKGVRGMVSVEDDFVTKLYSASSLDTFLFFTNLGRVFWRKVYELPLAGRTARGKAIVNLLELGEGEKVAAILPVAGLADMEDSVSVLTVTKLGRVKKTSIAEYKRPLRKGKFGLTIRDDDEILSAAITSGDDEIFLVTKKGLSIHFHESDVRVMGRLAAGVKGINLGEDDQVVGVAIINADDSVLTVTENGYGKRTAASEYKLQARGGKGVFAIKTSERNGEVVGVLPVVDEDQVMLIANSGKIIRMPMDTVRLIGRNTQGVRLINLEEGEFVVDMSILAREEEVEDGEDDMEQIEGENED; this is translated from the coding sequence ATGACCCAACAATCAACAGATACCCCCCAACAGCCCACTATTGCCATATCCAGGGAGTTGCAGAAATCCTACCTGGATTATGCCATGTCCGTCATTATCGGCAGGGCTCTGCCTGACGTGCGCGATGGTCTCAAACCGGTGCATCGTCGAACCTTGTATGCCATGCGCGAGTTGGGCAATACCTATAACCGGCCCTATATCAAATCAGCGCGTATTGTCGGTGATGTAATCGGTAAATTTCACCCCCATGGTGACACCGCAGCCTACGATACTCTGGTACGTATGGCCCAAGATTTTTCCATGCGCTATCCCCTGGTTGACGGCCAGGGTAACTTCGGTTCTATGGACGGTGACTCGGCCGCTGCCATGCGTTACACCGAAGCACGTATGACCCGTCTGGATCAGGAGCTGGTCGCGGATCTGGACAAGGAGACCGTTGATTTCGTTCCCAACTACGACAACTCTCTCCAGGAGCCCGCAGTTCTTCCTTCTAAAATCCCCAATATCCTTATTAATGGATCAGAGGGTATTGCCGTTGGTATGGCAACCAAGATACCACCGCATAACCTCACCGAGGTTATTGATGGATTGATGGCCCTGCTTGACGATGCAGAGATTACAGTCCATCAGCTCATGGAAATCATCACCGGGCCGGATTTTCCCACCGGTGGATTTATCTGTGGACGTGCTGGAATTCGTGAGGCCTACGAGACCGGTCGCGGTGTGGTGCTGATGCGCTCCAAACATCATATTGAACAACGGGGAAACAATGGTGAATCCATTGTTATCACAGAAATTCCTTATCAGCAGAACAAGGCTTCCCTGGTTGAGAAAATAGCCCTGCTGATGAAGGAAAAACGGATTACTTCCATCTCTGAAATTCGCGACGAATCCGACCGACATGGCGTCCGTGTTGTTTTGGATCTCCGTAAAGATGAGATTGCCGATGTTGTTATCAATCAGCTCTACAAGATGACACCACTGCAGAAGAGTTTTGGTATCATCTTACTTTGTATTGTCAATAACAAGCCGGAGATTCTCAATCTCAAGCAGATCCTGCAGCACTTCATTATCCACCGTAAAACTGTGGTCTATCGACGGACGGCCTTTGAATTACGCAAGGCCGAGGAACGGGCCCATATTCTTGAAGGCTTGAAGATTGCTATCACCAATATTGATGAGGTGGTGGAACTGATCAAATCGTCTGCCAACCCGGCAGAGGCCAAGGCCGGATTAATCGCCCGTTTTGAGCTTTCCGAGATTCAGGCGCAGACCATCCTTGATATGCGGCTCCAGCGTCTGACTGGCCTGGAACGTGATAAAATTATCAATGATTATGAGGAGATTCTGGCAAAAATATCCTGGCTCAAACAAGTCCTTTCCGATGACAAACTGGTGGTTCAAATCATTCGTGATGAGTTTGCCGCCATTCGCGAGGACTACGGCGACGAACGTCGGACAGAAATCATCGATGCACCCGATGAAATCCTGCCCGAAGACCTGATAGCTCCCGAAGAGATGGTGGTCACTATATCCCACAGCGGCTACATCAAACGCAATCCGTTGACCCTCTATCGAGCCCAGCGCCGCGGTGGCAAAGGTGTTCGCGGCATGGTCAGTGTAGAGGACGATTTTGTCACTAAACTCTATAGCGCCTCAAGTTTGGATACTTTCCTCTTTTTCACCAATCTCGGTCGAGTCTTCTGGCGCAAGGTGTATGAGTTGCCACTGGCTGGTCGAACCGCTCGCGGCAAGGCCATTGTTAATCTACTGGAACTCGGAGAAGGTGAAAAAGTCGCAGCCATTCTTCCGGTGGCCGGTCTTGCTGACATGGAAGATTCAGTTTCTGTTCTTACCGTAACCAAGCTGGGTCGGGTGAAAAAGACCTCGATTGCTGAATACAAGCGTCCTTTACGCAAAGGAAAATTTGGTTTAACCATACGTGATGACGATGAAATCCTTTCTGCTGCTATAACAAGCGGTGACGATGAGATCTTCCTGGTCACCAAAAAAGGCCTCTCGATTCATTTTCATGAGTCCGATGTGCGAGTTATGGGACGTCTGGCCGCCGGGGTCAAAGGTATCAACCTGGGGGAAGACGATCAGGTAGTAGGGGTGGCCATAATCAACGCAGATGACTCCGTGCTCACGGTCACCGAAAATGGCTATGGTAAGCGAACGGCTGCCTCGGAATACAAACTTCAGGCCCGTGGCGGTAAGGGTGTCTTTGCCATTAAAACCAGTGAGCGTAACGGCGAGGTTGTTGGCGTCCTTCCGGTTGTGGATGAAGATCAGGTTATGCTCATTGCCAACTCCGGGAAGATCATCCGTATGCCCATGGATACCGTCCGTCTTATCGGGCGAAATACGCAGGGGGTACGCTTAATTAACCTGGAAGAAGGTGAGTTTGTGGTCGATATGTCTATCCTTGCCCGTGAAGAAGAGGTGGAGGATGGCGAAGACGATATGGAACAGATAGAGGGAGAGAATGAAGATTGA